A single region of the Corallococcus macrosporus genome encodes:
- the moaA gene encoding GTP 3',8-cyclase MoaA, producing MTAPLPASNPLAPPLCDAQGRRMTYLRLSVTDRCNFRCTYCSPASWGGKRDLLDAGEFERIVSVFARMGIRRVRLTGGEPLARPDILEIAQRIAAVTGVEHLAITTNASRLESLAEPLRAAGVTQLNLSLDTLSADVFRRISKQGDFAAVLRGIDAAAGAGFQSLKLNVVVMRGVNDAEVPELVTYAHARGITPRFIELMPFGQGTPVPTAELLERLAASGRVLTEEPQESAASPTSGPARYWRTEGGRVGFISPLTQNFCGGCNRVRVASNGDLRSCLGGRAQAPLHQLIRGGATDEELAVAVRRALGEKPEGHRFTEAGNGATLLPMMGIGG from the coding sequence ATGACCGCCCCCCTGCCCGCTTCGAATCCGCTCGCCCCGCCGCTGTGTGACGCCCAGGGGCGGCGCATGACGTACCTGCGGCTGAGCGTCACGGACCGCTGCAACTTCCGCTGCACCTACTGCTCGCCCGCGTCGTGGGGCGGCAAGAGGGACCTGCTGGACGCGGGAGAGTTCGAGCGCATCGTCTCCGTCTTCGCGCGCATGGGCATCCGCCGCGTGCGCCTGACGGGCGGCGAGCCGCTTGCCCGGCCGGACATCCTGGAGATTGCCCAGCGCATCGCGGCGGTGACCGGCGTGGAGCACCTGGCCATCACCACCAACGCCAGCCGCCTGGAGTCCCTGGCCGAGCCGCTGCGCGCCGCGGGCGTCACCCAGCTCAACCTGAGCCTGGACACGCTGTCCGCGGACGTCTTCCGGCGCATCTCCAAGCAGGGCGACTTCGCGGCGGTGCTGCGCGGCATCGACGCGGCGGCGGGCGCGGGCTTCCAGTCGCTGAAGCTCAACGTCGTGGTCATGCGCGGCGTCAACGACGCGGAGGTGCCGGAGCTGGTGACGTACGCGCACGCGCGCGGCATCACCCCGCGCTTCATCGAGCTGATGCCCTTTGGCCAGGGCACGCCGGTGCCCACGGCGGAGCTGCTGGAGCGCCTGGCGGCTTCAGGACGCGTCCTCACCGAGGAGCCCCAGGAGAGCGCCGCGTCGCCCACGTCCGGCCCCGCGCGCTACTGGCGCACGGAGGGTGGGCGCGTGGGGTTCATCTCCCCGCTGACGCAGAACTTCTGTGGCGGCTGCAACCGGGTGCGGGTGGCGTCCAACGGCGACCTGCGCAGCTGCCTGGGTGGGCGCGCGCAGGCCCCGCTGCATCAGCTCATCCGGGGCGGCGCGACGGATGAGGAGCTGGCCGTGGCCGTGCGCCGCGCGCTGGGAGAAAAGCCGGAGGGGCACCGCTTCACGGAGGCCGGAAACGGCGCCACGCTCCTGCCCATGATGGGCATTGGCGGCTGA
- a CDS encoding DUF4870 domain-containing protein, with the protein MDMDPQQREDQQFGQFITGSPTATQDEKVMGMLSHLGAIAGLVVGAGFLGWAVPLFLMLTKGKESSFVRGNAVESLNFQITTLIAMFISGILMCVGVGFILVPIVALASLVFSVIGGIKANEGQVYRYPVNLRLVK; encoded by the coding sequence ATGGACATGGACCCCCAGCAGCGTGAGGATCAGCAGTTCGGCCAGTTCATCACCGGCTCGCCCACGGCGACGCAGGATGAGAAGGTGATGGGGATGCTGTCCCATCTGGGCGCCATCGCCGGCCTGGTGGTGGGCGCGGGCTTCCTGGGCTGGGCCGTGCCGCTGTTCCTGATGCTGACCAAGGGCAAGGAGTCGTCCTTCGTCCGCGGCAACGCGGTGGAGTCGCTCAACTTCCAGATCACCACGCTCATCGCGATGTTCATCTCCGGCATCCTGATGTGCGTGGGCGTGGGCTTCATCCTGGTGCCCATCGTCGCGCTGGCGTCGCTGGTGTTCAGCGTCATCGGCGGCATCAAGGCGAACGAGGGTCAGGTGTACCGCTACCCCGTGAACCTGCGGCTGGTGAAGTAG
- the thiC gene encoding phosphomethylpyrimidine synthase ThiC: protein MSGASKSLKVDGKVLEGISRGPLPASRKVYAPGSLHPDLRVPLREIAQTPTRHHGHSGPETPNPPVYVYDSSGPYTDPSADIDLRRGLPAVRENWIRARNDTDELSGITSEYGRAREADPRLNGLRFGHIRKPRVAKAGANVSQMHYARKGIITPEMEYVAVRENQKLDASLAAQHPGHSWGAAIPRVITPEFVRDEIARGRAIIPANINHPEVEPMIIGRNFLVKINANIGNSAVTSSIEEEVEKMVWSIRWGADTVMDLSTGRNIHETREWILRNAPVPIGTVPIYQALEKVGGKAEELTWAIFRDTLIEQAEQGVDYFTIHAGVRLQYVPLTAKRLTGIVSRGGSILAKWCLAHHQENFLYTHFEEICEIMKAYDVSFSLGDGLRPGSIADANDAAQFGELETLGELTKIAWKHDVQTMIEGPGHVPMHLIQENMTKQLAVCHEAPFYTLGPLTTDIAPGYDHFTSGIGAAMIGWFGTAMLCYVTPKEHLGLPDRDDVKEGVITYKIAAHAADLAKGHPGAQARDNALSKARFEFRWEDQFNLSLDPERARAFHDETLPAEGAKVAHFCSMCGPHFCSMKITQDVRDYADKVGVNEAQALEQGMKEKSEEFKKAGHALYR, encoded by the coding sequence ATGAGTGGAGCGTCCAAGAGCCTCAAGGTCGATGGGAAGGTGCTGGAGGGGATCAGCCGCGGCCCGCTTCCCGCCTCGCGCAAGGTCTACGCGCCCGGGTCCCTGCACCCCGACCTCCGCGTTCCCCTGCGCGAAATCGCCCAGACGCCCACGCGCCACCATGGCCACTCCGGCCCTGAGACCCCCAACCCTCCCGTCTACGTCTACGACTCCAGCGGCCCCTACACCGACCCCTCCGCCGACATCGACCTGCGCCGGGGCCTTCCCGCTGTCCGTGAGAACTGGATCCGCGCTCGCAACGACACCGACGAGCTGTCTGGCATCACCTCGGAGTACGGCCGCGCCCGTGAAGCCGATCCGCGCCTCAATGGCCTGCGCTTCGGCCACATCCGCAAGCCCCGCGTCGCCAAGGCCGGCGCCAACGTCAGCCAGATGCACTACGCCCGCAAGGGCATCATCACGCCGGAGATGGAATACGTCGCCGTGCGTGAGAACCAGAAGCTCGATGCTTCACTCGCCGCCCAGCACCCGGGCCACTCCTGGGGCGCCGCGATTCCTCGCGTGATCACCCCGGAGTTCGTGCGCGACGAGATCGCCCGCGGCCGCGCCATCATCCCGGCCAACATCAACCACCCGGAAGTGGAGCCGATGATCATCGGCCGCAACTTCCTGGTGAAGATCAACGCCAACATCGGCAACTCCGCCGTCACGTCCTCCATCGAGGAGGAAGTGGAGAAGATGGTCTGGTCCATCCGCTGGGGCGCGGACACCGTCATGGACCTGTCCACCGGCCGCAACATCCACGAGACGCGCGAGTGGATCCTCCGCAACGCGCCCGTGCCCATCGGCACCGTGCCCATCTACCAGGCGCTGGAGAAGGTGGGCGGCAAGGCCGAGGAGCTCACCTGGGCCATCTTCCGCGACACCCTCATCGAACAGGCCGAGCAGGGCGTGGACTACTTCACCATCCACGCCGGCGTGCGCCTCCAGTACGTCCCGCTCACCGCGAAGCGCCTCACCGGCATCGTCAGCCGCGGCGGCTCCATCCTCGCCAAGTGGTGCCTCGCCCACCACCAGGAGAACTTCCTCTACACGCACTTCGAGGAGATCTGCGAGATCATGAAGGCGTATGACGTCAGCTTCAGCCTGGGTGACGGCCTGCGCCCCGGCTCCATCGCCGACGCCAACGACGCCGCGCAGTTCGGCGAGCTGGAGACGCTGGGCGAGCTCACGAAGATCGCCTGGAAGCACGACGTGCAGACGATGATCGAAGGCCCCGGTCACGTCCCCATGCACCTCATCCAGGAGAACATGACGAAGCAGCTCGCCGTGTGCCACGAGGCGCCGTTCTACACGCTGGGGCCCCTCACCACGGACATCGCTCCGGGCTACGACCACTTCACCAGTGGCATTGGCGCCGCGATGATCGGCTGGTTCGGCACGGCGATGCTCTGCTACGTGACGCCCAAGGAGCACCTGGGCCTGCCCGACCGCGATGACGTGAAGGAAGGCGTCATCACGTACAAGATCGCCGCCCACGCCGCGGACCTCGCCAAGGGCCATCCCGGCGCGCAGGCCCGTGACAACGCCCTGTCCAAGGCGCGCTTCGAGTTCCGCTGGGAGGATCAGTTCAACCTGTCCCTGGACCCCGAGCGCGCTCGCGCCTTCCACGACGAGACGCTCCCCGCCGAGGGCGCCAAGGTCGCGCACTTCTGCTCCATGTGCGGCCCGCACTTCTGCTCCATGAAGATCACCCAGGACGTGCGCGACTACGCGGACAAGGTCGGCGTCAACGAGGCCCAGGCGCTGGAGCAGGGGATGAAGGAGAAGAGCGAGGAATTCAAGAAGGCCGGCCACGCGCTGTACCGCTAG